CTGTGGACGCGGGTCAGCGAAGAACTTCGTGGCTGACGGTAGCGGCCCGGTAGCCGTTCTGCTACCCCCCGCCTCTCCCCTGTGGACAACCATGGCGAACATCGGTCGCTTACGATGTGCCGCAGTCACGTCGCGGCGTGTGACGGGCCGCGGGAGCGGCCGGCCGCCCGGCGCGGTCCACACTGCTCGAGGAGGCGCGGTGCCGGCGACAACCACCGGAGGGTCGCACCCGGCGACGCCGGTCGGGCCCGGGCCGGGAGTCGTCGCGCCAGCGACCGGGCCGGGAATTGGCCCGCCGGGGTTCGGGCCGGGCGGGTCCGCCGACACCGACCCCGGAATCGCCGGGCGGAGCACGCCGCACCGCCCGCCACCGATCGCCCGCCGGGCCTCCGTGGGCCGGCGCGGGGGCACCGGGGTGTACGCCGGTCAGCTGGTCACCGGGCAGGTCGCCGTGGCGCTCGTCCTCGCCGCCCTGGGCCGGGGCCTTCCGGTCACGGTCGCGGCCCTGCTGGCAGCGGTGCTGCTGGTGGCGTCCGCCTGGGTCCGGTTCCGCGGTCGGTGGCTCTTCGAATGGCTGGCCACCGCCGCCGGGCACCTGACCCGCCGCCGCGCACTCGCCGGGCCGGCAGGCCCACGCGAGTTGCTCGGCCTGGTCGCCCCCGGCACCGTGGTGCGCTCGACGGAACTCCCCGGCGGGCCGGCCGCGGTGCTGGAGGACACCGGCGGCATGGTGGCGCTGCTGGAGCTCGGCGATTCCGGCGACCTGCTCGGCGACGCGCCCCGGGTCGTCCCCGCGCCGTCCGCGCTGCTTCCGCCGACCGGGCCGGACGTGCCGCCGCTGCGGATCCAGCTGCTGCTCGCGGGGACACCGGCCCCGGTGCCGGCCGTGGGCGGCACCGTCGGCACGTCGTACCGGCAGCTCACCGACGGGCGGCTCGCCGGACGGGAGCGGGCGGTGCTCGCGGTCCGGGTGCTGCGGGTGGACGGCTGGTCCGAGGAGGACCTGCGCCGGGTGCTCGCCGGCACGTTACGCCGGATCGTCCGCCGGATCGGGCCGTTGACCGCCCGGCCGCTCGGTGTGCCGGCGGCGCTGCGCGTCCTGGGCGAACTGGCCCACCACGACGGCCATCCGGTACGGGAGTCCTGGCCGGTGCTCCGGTCCGGCGCTCTCGTCCAGGCCACCTTCCGACTGATCCGCTGGCCGAGCGACGGTGCCGGCGCGCGCCGGCTGGTGCCACGGCTGCTCGCGCTGCCGGCGACCGCGACGACGGTGTCGCTCAGCGCGGGCCCGTCGCCGGTCAGCGGCGTGACGGGTGTGCCGATCGAGCTGACCGTACGACTGGCCGCCGGAACGGCGACGGAGCTGACCGAGGCCGCCGAGGCACTGGATCGGCTGGTGACCGGCCTGGGTGGGGAGCTGAGCCGACTGGACGGCGCGCACCTGACCGGGCTGGCCGGCACGCTACCGCTGGCGCTCGCGACGCCCGGTGCGCAGTCGCGGTCAGCGCTGGACGACTGGGAACTGACCCTCGGCGGAGCGGGGCTGATGGTCGGCACGAACCGGCACGGTGGGGCGGTGACCGTCCGGCTTTTCCGGCCGGAGGGCACGCGGGTGCTGCTGGTCGGCGGGTTGCGTGCCGCCCAGTTGGTGGCCCTGCGCGCGATGGCGCTGGGCGCCCTGGTGGTGGTCCAGACCGGACGCCCCCGCGCCTGGGAGCCGTTCGTCAGGGGTGTGGGCGCGCCGGGCGGGACGATCCCGCTGATTCCACCGGGTCGGCCGGTCGCCGACGGGGTGGGCACGGCGCTGCGGCCGTTGCTGCTGGTGGTCGACACCGGGCCGGTGCCGGCCGACGCCGAGCCGGGCCCGCCCTGGCGGGCCATCCTGGTGGTCCGGGACGAATTGACCCCGGCGGACGTGGATGCCCTGACCCGGGCCGACCTGGCGGTGCTGCAACCGTTGGACGCCACCGAGGCCGCGCTGGCCGGCACCGCGCTGGGGCTGGGCGGCTCGGCCGAGTGGTTGACGCGGATCCGGGACGACATGGTGGCCGTGGTGAACCGGCGTGCGCTGCGCTGGGCGCTGCTGTCCCCCACTCCGATCGAGGCGCAGCTCATCGGACGACCCGCGCGAGGCTGAACCGTTCCGATCGTCAATCGGCGGGTTACGCCGGTGCCCGGTCCGTGGCACGATCCCCGCCATGGGTTTTCTGAAAGGGCTGCTGATTCGGCTGGCCACCACGGCGCTGGCCTTCTGGCTGGCCACACTCCTCATTCCGGGCATCACTCTGGAGTCGACCTCCACCGTCGAGACGGTCACCACGCTGCTCCTGGTGGCAGCGATCTTCGGTGTGGTCAACGCGGTGCTCCAGCCGATCATCAAGACCGTCGGCTGTGGCTTCTACCTCCTGACCCTGGGTCTCATCGCGCTGGTGGTGAACGGGCTGCTGTTCCTGCTCACCAGCTGGATCGCCGACCAGGCCGGGCTACCGTTCTCCGTCGACGGGTTCTGGCCCGCCGCCGTGTTGGGCGCGCTCTTCGTGAGCATCGTGACCTGGGTCCTCGGCGCGATCCTCGACCGGGACTGACGGGCGACCGACCAGGATCGACCCGGACCGCCCGGGCCCCGGCCGTGGCCGGAGCCCGGGCGGTCCGGTGACCAGAGTCCGAGAATTGGCCGGCGTCGGGGCCGGTCCGGACGGCTAGCGTCGTGGGGTGTTCTCGCTGACCCGCTCCGACGGCCACCTCCTCAGCACCGATCCCGCCCGGCTGGATCTGGACCGGGTGCACCGGTGGCTGTCGACCGACGCGTACTGGGCACTGGGCCGGGACCGGGAGACGGTCGTCCGGGCGTTCGCCGGGTCGCTGCCGTTCGGCGTCTACCGGCCCGGGGACGGCCGCCAGGTCGCGGTGGCCCGGGCGGTCACCGACGGGGCCACCTTCGCCTGGCTCTGCGACGTGTACGTGGACCGCGCGTCCCGGGGTCACGGGTTGGGCGGCTGGTTGGCCGGCGCGGTCCGCGACCACCTGGCCGAGCTGGGCGTACGCCGGATCCTGCTGGCCACCAACGACGCGCACGAGGTGTACGCGCGGGTGGGCTTCACCCCCCTGGACGAGCCCACGCGATGGATGCAGCTCGACCGACGTCCACCGGTGACCCCGGTCACCGGAAAGGAACAAAGCGCGGTTTGACCCCTTACGGTGGAGCCGTGACGCCACTCCGCCTGGGATACCTCTACGGCCTCGGCGCGTACCTGCTCTGGGGCTTCTTTCCGCTCTACCTCAAGCTGCTGCGACCGGCCGGTCCGCTGGAGATCCTCGCCCACCGGATCGTCTGGTCGGTGGTCTTCGTGGCCCTGCTGCTGGGCGCGCTGCGCAACGTCGGCTTCCTGCGGGCGTTGCTGCGCCGGCCCTGGGCAGTGGCCGGAATCGTCGTCGCCGCGGCCCTGATCGCGATCAACTGGGGCACCTACATCTACGGGGTCAACTCGGACCGGGTGGTGGAGACCGCGCTCGGCTACTTCATCAATCCACTGGTGGTGGTGCTGCTCGGGGTGACGGTGCTGCGGGAGCGGCTGCGCCCGGCGCAGTGGGTGGCGCTGGGAATCGGCGCGTCGGCGGTCGCGGTGCTCACCGTGGACTACGGCCGGCTGCCCTGGCTGGCCCTGACCCTGGCGTTCAGCTTCGCCGGCTACGGCCTGGTCAAGAAGCGGCTCGGGCTGCCCGCCGCGGAGGGGCTCTTCGTCGAGTCGGCAGTGCTGGCGCTGCCCGCGCTGGGCTACCTGGCCTGGCTGACCCGGCGTGCCGAGTCGACCTTCGGGCACGTCTCGGCCGGGCACACGGCGCTGCTGGTGCTGGCCGGCGCGGCTACCGCGATCCCGCTGCTGCTCTTCGCCGGAGCCGCCAACCGGCTGCCGCTGAGCAGCCTCGGGATGATCCAGTACCTGGCACCGATCCTGCAGCTCGGCTGCGGCGTGCTGATCTTCCACGAGCCCATGCCACCGGCCCGCCTCGCCGGCTTCGCGCTGGTCTGGCTCGCCCTCGTCGTCTTCACCGCCGACGCCGTCCGCCAGTCCCGCCGCACGCGCGCCCGCGCCCGCGCCGCCACCCCCCGCACCCCCGTCCCCGCACCCTGATCCGGGGTCAGGGGACGGCGTACGAGAGGACCGGGGTGCCGTCGGCGCGTTGCAGTTCGACGCTGACCAGTTCCGCGTCGGTGAACCGGGTGGCGCCGGTGAACTGCAGTGCGTCGCCCGGCGCGGCCAGCCAGGAGCCGATCTGCTCGGTCGCGCCGTCGGGTCCACGCGCCACCAACCGGAAGGTGTACGCCTTGCCGTAGCCGGTCCGGGGGTCGTACCCGCAGCGCATGGTCACCTCGGTGCCCCAGTCGGTGCCGGTCAGCCCGATCTCGGCGTGCACCGGCCCGGCGGAGGCCACCGGCCGCATGGCGACCATCGACACCTGCGGCCCGGGAGTGCCCGGGGAGCCCGGGACGCCCGGGGTGCCGCGCAGCACAGTTGCGGTGCCCACGCCGACCACCAGGGCGAACGCGGCGGCGACCAGCCCGGTCAGCGCGTACCGCCGGCGGATGGCCCACCGCTCGCGCCGCCGGCGGGCTCTGGCCTCCTCGAGCAGCGCGGGCACCCGGGGTTCGGTCGGCGGTGGCAGGAACTGCTCCAGACCCGCCGGGTCGAGGCGACCGAGCAGCCCGGGCAGGACGGCGATCTCGGCGACCGCGTCCCGGCAGGAGGCGCAGCCGGCGAGGTGCCGCTCGTAGGCCGCCCGCTCGGCGGGGGCCAGGGCACCCAGCACGTACGCGCCATCGTCGTGCGCGAACTCGCACCGGGTCATCCCGTCACTCCCATCTCAGCCAGGACCAACCGTAGTGACCGCAGCGCGTAGTGGGTGCGGGACTTCACGGTGCCCGGTGGCACCCCCAGCCGGGACGCCGCCTCGGCCACCGACCGCCCCTGGTAGAAGCACTCGACCAGCACCTCGCGGTGGGTCGCGCTGAGCCGGTTCAGCGCCTCGGCGACGGTCCACGCCTCCACCGCGCGCTCGGCCTCGTCGACCACCTCCGGCGGTTCCGGGATCTCGTCGGTGAACACCTCACCGACCCGGGTGGACCGCCGACGCCAGGCGTCGATGGCGAGGTTGCGGGCGGTGGTGAAGAGCCAGGCCCGCACCGAGCCGCGGCGCGGGTCGAGCGACTCCGGATGCCGCCAGGCCCGCAGCAGCGTCTCCTGCACCAGGTCCTCAGCCCGCTGCCGGTCCCCGTTGACCAGTCGGAGGGCGTGGGCGTACAGCGCTTCCGCGTGCTCGTCGTGCAGCGCGCGCAGCAGTTGGGCGTCGTGGTCGCTGATGGCGGTCTCCTCACTCCCGGCGCGCGTCGGGCGGTGCGTCCGCTCGTGAATACGTGCGGTCACGCCGATCGGTTCAGCCCGAGGTCAGACCGGTTGCGTGCGGTCGGTGCCCCCAAGCCGGGCGTGGTGGTCACCTGGCGCCTGGACGGCGGCCCGGTGGGCAGCTGACGTTGCTCCGGCGGTCCGGCGCCGGACCGCCACGAGAGGCCCTCTCCCAGCCGGGGAGAGGGCCTCTCGGCGTCCGGTCAGTGGTCGGCGGCGATGCCGTCGGCGACGGCGCGGGCCACCGTGAGCAGCTTGGCCCGGACCACCCGGGCGGAGGTCATCATCTCGCCGGCGGGCAGCGCGCAGGCCAGCACGACCCGGCGTTCCATGTCCTTGTCCGGCGTGACCAGCACGGCCGCGCAGGCCACCCCCTGGCGGAACTGACCCAGCTCCAACTGCATCCCCCGCCGGTCGCCGGCGGCCAGGTCGGCCTCGAACGTCTCGGTGCTGGTCAACGTGGCTGTGGTGAACGGGCGCATGCCGTATTCCCGCAGGTAGCGGAAGCGTTGTTCGGCGGTGAGCGTGGCGAGCAGGGACTTGCCGAGTGCGGTGGCGTGCGCCCCCTCGTCGAAGCCGGGGACGAGGTCCTCCAGGTAGGGCGACCGGGGCCCCTCGGCGACCGCAGTGAGGGCGACCTGGCCACCGACGAAGCGGCCGAGGTAGTGGCTGTAGCCGGTGTCCGCGGCGGCCCGCCGGAGCGTCTCACCGACCGCCGGCGGCCCCCGGAACGCGGTCACCAGCTCCCGGTAGCGGTCGGCCACCTCCAACCCCACGATGTACGTGCCGTCCTCCCGACGGATCACGTAGCCCTCGTAGGCCAGGGTGCGGACCAGGTGGTACGTGGTGGCCACGGTCAGCTCGCACCGCCGGGCGATCTGCTTGACGGTCAGGCCCTTCGGGGCGCGACCGACCGACTCGAGCACCCGCAGCGCTCGGGACACGCTGCGGATCAGGTCCGAAGGTTCTGCCAAGGGGTCGCGCACAACCACCTCCGCCGCCGGGGACTTACACCATATGAAAAACAGGCCCGGTGCGAAATGCCTGTTCGGGTCGAGGATGCCAGATCACCATCCACGCCTTGTGCACCGCCGGTCACCGGGAGTGGTCCGAGCGCGACTCGCGTAGGTTTGCCGGACGATGAACGACACCACCCGCACCCCCGCCCCCGACAGCGCCCGCACCAGCCCGATCCGGGCCGGCGCCGGCGCTGTGCTCACCACCGTGGCCTGCGTGCTGCCCGTCTTCCTGCTCGGCGGCCTCGCCGTGCAGATGGGCGCCGACCTCGGGTTCTCGCCGGCCGGTCTGGGCCTGGCAGTGGCCGTCTACTTCGGGGTCAGCGCGCTGGCCTCGGTGCCCTCCGGTCGTCTGGTCGAGCGGTACGGGCCGGCAATGGTGGCCCGCTGCGGCATCGTGCTGGCCGCCGGGTCGATGCTTGCCGTGGCGGTGTTCGCCCGGTCGTACCCGGCGCTGGTCGCGCTGCTGGCGCTCAGCGCCACCGCGAACGCCCTCGGCCAGTTGGCCAGCAACGCCGTTCTGGCGCAGCACGTCCCGGCCCGTCGGCAGGGGCTGTCGTTCGGCGTCAAGCAGTCGGCCATCCCGGTCTCCACCCTGCTGGCCGGGGCGGCGGTGCCCACCATCGCGCTCACCGCCGGCTGGCGCTGGGCGTTCGTGGCCGCCGCCGGTGCGGCGCTGACCACGCTGCCCGCCGTACCCCGGCAGATGCCCGACCGCGCCCGGCGGGCCGACGCCAAGCGTGCTGGCCGTGCCACGGTGGCGCTGGTGGTGATCGGTGTGGCGGCGACACTGGCCGCGGCCGCCGCCAACGCGCTTGGCACGTTCCTGGTGGACTCAGCGGCCGCCCGTGGGCTCTCACCGGGCCTCGCCGGTCTCACGCTGACCCTGGGCAGCGCGGTCTGCGTGGTGGCCCGTGTCGGTGCCGGCTGGCTGGCCGACCGCCGTACCGGCGGTCACGTCGCGCTCATCGCCGCGATGCTGGTGGTCGGTGCCGGCGGGTTGGGCCTGCTCGCGTTGACCGGCGCGGTGCCGCTGGTGGCCGGCGTGGTACTCGGCTTCGGCCTGGGCTGGGCCTGGCCCGGTCTGATGAACTTCGCGGTGGTCCGGCTCCACCCGCAGGCCCCGGCCGCCGCCACCTCGATCACCCAGACCGGGGTGTACGCGGGCGGCTGTCTCGGCCCACTGAGCCTCGGCCCGCTCGCCGCCCACCTCGGCTACCCGGCGATGTGGACCACCGCGGCGGTGTCCATGCTGCTCGCCGCCGCTCTGATGCTCGTCGGCAGTCGCCTGCTGACCCGCATCGCCGCCGGGGCGAACCGAACCGGAGATCAGCTGGTGCGGTCGGCGATGTAGTCGCAGAGCGATTCGAGGGCGCGGCGGGACGGGCTGGCCGGAAGCGGAGCCAGGCGCTCGCGAGCGTCCTCGGCGTAGCTGCGCACGGTCTCCCGGGCACGCTTGAGCGCCGGGCTCTCCCGGAGCAGCCCCAGCGCCTCGGCGTGCAGCGCGTCGTCGGTCAGCGGGCCGGTGGCCAGGATCTCCCGCAGCCGCACCGAGGACGCGTCGAAGTCGTCCGCCGCCTGGGCGTAGAGCACCGGCAGCGTGGGGACGCCCTCGCGCAGGTCCGTGCCGGGCGTCTTGCCGGACTGCACCGACTCGGAGGCGATGTCCAGCAGGTCGTCGGAGAGTTGGAAGGCGACGCCGATCGTCTCGCCGTATCCGGCCAGCGCCTCGATGTGCTCGGCGGAGGCGCCACCGAACATGCCGCCGAACTGGGCCGACGTGGCGATCAGGGAGCCCGTCTTCTCGGCGATCACGCTCAGGTAGTGCGCGACCGGGTCGTCGCCGGCGCGCGGCCCGACGGTCTCGGCGATCTGGCCGTGCACCAGGCGGGCAAAGGTCCGCGCCTGCAACCGGACCGCCTCCGGACCCAGCTCGGCCGCGATGTCGGCGGCCCGGGCGAAGAGGTAGTCACCGACCAGGATGGCCACCGAGTTGGTCCAGCGGGAGTTCGCGCTCGGCGCGCCCCGGCGCACGTCCGCCTCGTCCATCACGTCGTCGTGGTACAGCGTGGCCAGGTGGGTGAGCTCCATCACCACCGCCGCGGAGACCACCCTCGGGCTGGTGGCGTCACCGAACTGGGCGCCCAGCGCCACCAGCAACGGCCGGAACCGCTTCCCGCCGGCCTCGAGGAGATGCCGGGCGGCCTCGGTGACGAACGGGTCGGCGCTGGCCACACTGGCCCGCAGCTCGACCTCGACCGCGTCCAGCAGCCTCAGCACGGACGCCTCGACGCGGGGATCGGCGAGATGAAGGCCGAGCGCGCCGAACTGACTCGTGCTCGCCCGACCCCGGCGACCGCCGGAGCCGGTGGCACCTGAACGCTCGCCAGCCGGAATCACCACGCATCAACCATGCCACACCCGTTCTACCTGCTCCGGGCCGGGGATACGCACCGGGGGCCGGCACGCGAACGCGTGCCGGCCCCCGGTTGCCGATGCTCTGGTCATCGGACGAAGTCGGCGGCTCCCGTCGCCAGGTCGAGCAGCGGCGCCGGGGCGATGCCCAGCACCAGGGTGGCCAGCACGCCGATCATCAGCGCGGCGGAGGTGAGGCCGCCGGGCACGGTGACGGTCGGCGTGGACTCGCCCGGCTCGGACAGCCACATCATCACCACGACCCGCAGGTACGGGAAGGCCAGCACCATGCTGGTCAGCACACCGGCGATCACCAGCCACGCCTGACCGCCGTCCAGCGCCGCCCCGAAGACCGCGAACTTGCTCATGAAGCCGCTGGTCAGCGGGATGCCGGCGAAGGCCAGCAGGATGAACGTGAACAGTCCGGCGAAGAACGGCGAGCGCCGGCCCAGCCCGGCCCAGCGGGACAGGTGGGTGGCCTCCCCGTCGTCGTCCCGGACCAGGGTCACCACCGCGAACGCGGCCAGCACCGAGAAGCCGTACGCGACCAGGTAGAACATCGTGCCGGCGAGGCCTTCACGACTCGGCGCCAGCACGCCGACCAGCAGGTAGCCGGCGTTGGCGATCGAGGAGTACGCGAGCAGCCGCTTGATGTCGGTCTGGGTGACCGCGAGCACCGCGCCGACCAGCATGGTCAGCACCGCCACCGCGCCGAGCACCGGAGTGAAGTCCCAGGCGGCGCCGGCGAACGCGACGTGGAAGACGCGCAGCAGCGCGCCGAACGCGGCGACCTTGGTGCAGGCGGCCATGAACCCGGTGACCGGGGTCGGCGCACCCTGGTAGACGTCCGGCGTCCACACGTGGAACGGGGCCGCCCCGGCCTTGAAGAGCAGACCGATGGCGAGCAGCGCCATGCCGGCGAAGAGCAGCACCGGGCTGGCCGGCGACTCGGTCACCGCCGCGTTGATGGTGGCGAAGTCGACCCCGGCCACGCGGCCCGGGATGCCGGCGGTGAAGCCGTAGATCAGGGCCACACCGAACAGGAAGAACGCCGAGGCGTACGCGCCGAGCAGGAAGTACTTCATCGCCGCCTCCTGGCTCAGCAGCCGCCGGCGACGAGCCAGCGCGCAGAGCAGGTACAGCGGGAGCGAGAAGACCTCCAGCGCGATGAACATGGTCAGCAGGTCGTTCGCCGCCACGAAGATCAGCATGCCGCCGATCGCGAACGTGGTGAGCGGGTAGACCTCGGTGAGGCCGTTGCGCCCCTCGGCCTGCCGCCGGTCGTCGGCCGACTCCGCGGTCACCGCAGCCTGGGCGACGAACGCCCCGCCGCGCTCCACCGAGCGGTCACCGATCAGCAGCAGCGCCATCGCGGCCAGCACCAGGATCGCGCCCTGGAGGAAGAGCGTCGGCCCGTCCACCGCGAGGGCCTGACCGGCGGTGATGATCCGGTCGTCGGCGTTGAGGACCACCATGGTCAGCGCGGCGAGGACGGCCAGCAGGGCCAGCGTCAGCTGCACGACGTGCCGCAGGCGCCGGGGAACGAAGGCCTCGACCAGCACGCCGAGCAGAGCGACGCCCAGCATGATCATGATCGGGGCGAGCGCCGCGTAGTTGAGCGACGGCAGTTTCAACTCGGTCATCGGGCCGGCCTTTCGTTCACGACTGCGGGGCTCGCAAGCTCACTCCTCGCGTTCACCGGCGCGCCTCCTGGACGGTGCCACCCACCGACGGGGCGGGGTCGGTCCTGCCGATGTCGTCCATGGTCGCCTGGACGGCGGGGTTGATCACATCAGTGACCGGCTTGGGGTAGAAGCCGAGCAGCACGATCAGCGCGATCAGCGGGGCGACCACGACCTTCTCGCGCAGGTTGAGGTCCCGACGCATGCCGTCGACCTCGGTCAGTGCCGGGTTGAGCGTGCCCTGGGTGGTGCGCTGCACCATCCACAACACGTAGGCGGCGGCCAGGATGATGCCGAGCGTGGCGATGACCGCGACCGGCTTGTTCACCGTGAAGGTGCCGATCAGCACCAGGAACTCGGAGATGAACGGCGCGGTGCCCGGCAGCGCGAGCGAGGCGAGACCAGCGAAGAAGAACACCCCGGCGAGCACCGGAACCAGCTTGCCGGCACCGCCGAAGTCACTGATCAGGGCCGAGCCACGTCGGGCGACCAGCATGCCCACCACCAGGAAGAGCAGGCCGGTGGCCAGACCGTGGTTGAGCATGTAGAGCACCGCGCCGGTGCCGGCCTGGGTGGTGAAGGCGAAGATGCCCACCCCGATGAACCCGAAGTGCGCGATCGAGGTGTACGACACCAGCCGCTTGAGGTCGTTCTGGCCGACCGCCAACAGCGCGGCGTAGATGATGCCGATCACGCCCAGCGCCAGCGCCCACGGCGCGAACCACTTCGACGCCTCGGGGAACAGCGGCAGGCAGTAGCGCAGGATGCCGAACGTGCCGACCTTGTCCAGCACGCCGACCAGCAGCGCCGCGGCGCCCGCCGGTGCGGCGCCACCGGCGTCCGGCAGCCAGGTGTGGAACGGGAAGAACGGTGCCTTGATGGCGAACGCGAGGAAGAAGCCCAGGAACAGCCAGCGCTCGGTGCCGGTGCTGATGTCGACCTGCGACAGCGCCTGCCAGTCGAAGGTCTTCCCGCCGACCACCCACAGCCCGATCACCGCGGCCAGCATGAACAGGCCGCCGACGAGCGAGTAGAGGAAGAACTTCACAGCCGCGTACTGCCGCTGGTGGCCGCCGTAGCTGCCGATCAGGAAGTACATCGGTACCAGCATGACCTCGAAGAACACGTAGAACAGGAAGACGTCGGCGGCGGCGAAGACGCCGATCATCGTGCACTCGAGGACCAGCAGCAGCGCGAAGTAGACGGGCACCGACCGCTTCGACGACTCCGCGTCGTGCCAGGACGCCAGGATCACCAGCGGAACCAGCACCGCGATCAGCATCAGCATCACCAGCGCGATGCCGTCGGCGGCGAAGGTGAAGCTGACGCCCCAGTCCGGGATCCACGAGTACGACTCGCGGAACTGGAACCGGTCACCGCCGGCGTTGAAGCTGACCCACATCACCACCGAGAGCACCAGCACCAGCAGCGACCAGGCGAACGCCACCTGCTTGGCCAGCTCCGGCCGGTGGCGCGGCAGGAACGCCACCACCAGGGCGCCGACCAGCGGCGCCACGGTGAGCACCGAGAGGAACGGGAAGTTGGACATTATGCGGCCTTACCTCCGTCGTCACTGCGTGGTCCGCCGGCGGGGGCGGCCGGAAAGAGGTCGATCACGCCAACCACCCGGCCTGCACCGCCAGGAACGCCGCCATCACCAGCAGCGCACCGGCCAGGATCGAGGTGGCGTACGAGCGGACGAAGCCGGTCTGCAGCCGCCGGAGCCGGCCCGAGCCGCCGCCTACCGCGGCGGCGAGCCCGTTGACCAGCCCGTCGACGCCCCGGTTGTCGAGGAAGACCAGCGCCCGGGTGAGGAAGATGCCGGGCTTCTCGAAGACCGCCTCGTTCACCGCATCGGTGTAGAGGTTGCGCCGGGCGGCGGTGACCAGCACGCCGGCCGGCTGCGGCGCGGTGGCCGTACCGGCCCGGAAGAGGAACCAGGCCAGCCCGGCGCCGAGCACGGTGACGAGCAGCGACAGCGTGGTGATGACGGCGTGCGAGAGGACCGCCTCGTGCTCGGCATGCTCGCCGCCCAACCCGGCGGTCGCCGTCAGCCAGTCCGGCACCGACGTCGCGAGCAGGAAACCGGCGCCGACCGAGCCGACCGCCAGCAGGACCAGCGGGATGGTCATCAGTGCCGGCGACTCGTGCGGGTGCTCGATGTCCTCGGTCCACCGCTTCGGGCCGTGGAAGGTGAGCACGAAGAGCCGGGTCATGTAGAACGCGGTCAGCCCGGCGCCGAGCAGCGCCGCCCCGCCGAAGAGCCAGGCGGTCCAGTCCGCCCGCTCGAAGGCGGCCACGATGATCGGCTCCTTGGAGAAGAAGCCGGAGAACGGGAACATGCCGATGATGGCCAGCCAGCCCATCATGAAGGTCAACCAGGTGATCTTCATGTACTTCGACAGCCCGCCGAAGCGGCGGATGTCCACCTGGTCCTTCATCCCGTGCATGACCGAGCCGGCGCCCAGGAACATGTTGGCCTTGAAGAAGCCGTGCGCCAGCAGGTGCACGATGGCCAGCGCGTACGCGCCGCCACCCAGGCCGACGCCGACGAACATGTAACCGATCTGACTCACCGTCGACCAGGCGAGCACCCGCTTGATGTCGTCCTTGGCCGCGCCGATGATGCAGCCGATCAACAGGGTGAGCGCACCGACGCTGACCACCACGAGCTGGAGCGTCGAGTTGGCGGAGAAGATCGGGTTGGACCGGGCGATCAGGTAGACGCCCGCGGTGACCATGGTGGCGGCGTGGATGAGCGCCGACACCGGAGTGGGGCCCTCCATCGCGTCCGGCAGCCACGCCTGCAGCGGGAACTGGCCGGACTTGCCGGTCGCGCCGAGCAGCAGCAGCAGGCCGAGCACAAGCACGGTCGAGCCGGCCAGCGCGCCGACGCCGTTGAACACCTCGTCGTACTGGGTGGTGCCCAGGGTGGCGAACATGATGAAGATGCCGATGGCCAGGCCGGCGTCGCCGACCCGGTTCATCAGGAACGCCTTCTTGCCGGCGGTGGCGGCGCTCGGCCGCCCGTACCAGAAGGAGATCAGCAGGTACGACGCCAGACCGACGCCCTCCCAGCCGAAGTACAGCATCACGTAGTTGTTGCCGAGCACCAGCAGCAGCATGGCCGCGACGAACAGGTTGAAGTACGCGAAGAACCGGCGGCGGCCCGCGTCGTGCGCCATGTACTCCACTGCGTACAGGTGGATCAGGAAACCCACGCCGGTGAT
Above is a window of Micromonospora coriariae DNA encoding:
- a CDS encoding MFS transporter, with the protein product MNDTTRTPAPDSARTSPIRAGAGAVLTTVACVLPVFLLGGLAVQMGADLGFSPAGLGLAVAVYFGVSALASVPSGRLVERYGPAMVARCGIVLAAGSMLAVAVFARSYPALVALLALSATANALGQLASNAVLAQHVPARRQGLSFGVKQSAIPVSTLLAGAAVPTIALTAGWRWAFVAAAGAALTTLPAVPRQMPDRARRADAKRAGRATVALVVIGVAATLAAAAANALGTFLVDSAAARGLSPGLAGLTLTLGSAVCVVARVGAGWLADRRTGGHVALIAAMLVVGAGGLGLLALTGAVPLVAGVVLGFGLGWAWPGLMNFAVVRLHPQAPAAATSITQTGVYAGGCLGPLSLGPLAAHLGYPAMWTTAAVSMLLAAALMLVGSRLLTRIAAGANRTGDQLVRSAM
- a CDS encoding polyprenyl synthetase family protein; this encodes MVIPAGERSGATGSGGRRGRASTSQFGALGLHLADPRVEASVLRLLDAVEVELRASVASADPFVTEAARHLLEAGGKRFRPLLVALGAQFGDATSPRVVSAAVVMELTHLATLYHDDVMDEADVRRGAPSANSRWTNSVAILVGDYLFARAADIAAELGPEAVRLQARTFARLVHGQIAETVGPRAGDDPVAHYLSVIAEKTGSLIATSAQFGGMFGGASAEHIEALAGYGETIGVAFQLSDDLLDIASESVQSGKTPGTDLREGVPTLPVLYAQAADDFDASSVRLREILATGPLTDDALHAEALGLLRESPALKRARETVRSYAEDARERLAPLPASPSRRALESLCDYIADRTS
- the nuoN gene encoding NADH-quinone oxidoreductase subunit NuoN, coding for MTELKLPSLNYAALAPIMIMLGVALLGVLVEAFVPRRLRHVVQLTLALLAVLAALTMVVLNADDRIITAGQALAVDGPTLFLQGAILVLAAMALLLIGDRSVERGGAFVAQAAVTAESADDRRQAEGRNGLTEVYPLTTFAIGGMLIFVAANDLLTMFIALEVFSLPLYLLCALARRRRLLSQEAAMKYFLLGAYASAFFLFGVALIYGFTAGIPGRVAGVDFATINAAVTESPASPVLLFAGMALLAIGLLFKAGAAPFHVWTPDVYQGAPTPVTGFMAACTKVAAFGALLRVFHVAFAGAAWDFTPVLGAVAVLTMLVGAVLAVTQTDIKRLLAYSSIANAGYLLVGVLAPSREGLAGTMFYLVAYGFSVLAAFAVVTLVRDDDGEATHLSRWAGLGRRSPFFAGLFTFILLAFAGIPLTSGFMSKFAVFGAALDGGQAWLVIAGVLTSMVLAFPYLRVVVMMWLSEPGESTPTVTVPGGLTSAALMIGVLATLVLGIAPAPLLDLATGAADFVR
- a CDS encoding NADH-quinone oxidoreductase subunit M, with protein sequence MSNFPFLSVLTVAPLVGALVVAFLPRHRPELAKQVAFAWSLLVLVLSVVMWVSFNAGGDRFQFRESYSWIPDWGVSFTFAADGIALVMLMLIAVLVPLVILASWHDAESSKRSVPVYFALLLVLECTMIGVFAAADVFLFYVFFEVMLVPMYFLIGSYGGHQRQYAAVKFFLYSLVGGLFMLAAVIGLWVVGGKTFDWQALSQVDISTGTERWLFLGFFLAFAIKAPFFPFHTWLPDAGGAAPAGAAALLVGVLDKVGTFGILRYCLPLFPEASKWFAPWALALGVIGIIYAALLAVGQNDLKRLVSYTSIAHFGFIGVGIFAFTTQAGTGAVLYMLNHGLATGLLFLVVGMLVARRGSALISDFGGAGKLVPVLAGVFFFAGLASLALPGTAPFISEFLVLIGTFTVNKPVAVIATLGIILAAAYVLWMVQRTTQGTLNPALTEVDGMRRDLNLREKVVVAPLIALIVLLGFYPKPVTDVINPAVQATMDDIGRTDPAPSVGGTVQEARR